A section of the Oryza sativa Japonica Group chromosome 1, ASM3414082v1 genome encodes:
- the LOC107281852 gene encoding uncharacterized protein — MAVPVNTNNQEEEGCNPSSGNELEQLESDFCDEANNIELAKAFWYNKSELEQSAILSVEIEELEMTYYRGCIPPFELHQVPLLSDAISFIQDTKSWLYWVCPNCERMFLDSEGFLLHLENEHLPQLPRSEPIIPRRISDNDVRGLKTFSWLPGNMYMRGGVDDTNFEDTEIRKTIMQKIQEVVFKLIDLRILSADLTNKLTTFSRLRVGRRAYLLPGMLSIAFLGAEDLEMIYKLLHQLSLANTWELEQSPEFDEDGSDSFDAVTLVQDTNTLCLDVRKIISSTDGSIMEDDVFKWLFYTPLQEGMLLSWLSMKQKRLQRGVQIILQIKTFRDTLIDAYKSKLDDGKISEQEPPNCFLTETDYIDAKILRIDSEIEYMKKMLSEVCAFDYRPAIMPILKAYIRDKLRKASSCGVFDQDDRYAEYNKNLDSVNQFQMDQQAGRNQNFVDEGNSSRTKVEKARCFVSDHQASIIEQTGTCTISEEPSAQIDISCTYCGEIVEENSTIVEKEEEIVEENSTSVEKEEWEVVMEAMKRLVASLPPEMVQLPGTMSEDPASKIAFHIIRELSFRQAIKSVNGQRMDTKAVDTGPGALGIAKPASDEKVNAASDKKGNSGRPKRRMLKSLIWALLSSFASHLSMLLLSRYLFGGEEGKESKDCCHITREKKNREFKRWLVIKIIAPVILCGYVHHSVLCYRS, encoded by the exons ATGGCGGTTCCTGTCAATACCAATAACCAAGAGGAGGAAGGTTGTAATCCTTCCTCAGGCAATGAGCTTGAACAATTAGAATCAGATTTTTGTGATGAAGCCAATAACATTGAGCTCGCTAAGGCCTTTTGGTATAACAAGAGTGAATTGGAGCAATCAGCAATTCTATCGGTTGAGATTGAGGAATTGGAGATGACTTATTATAGGGGCTGTATACCCCCTTTTGAGCTGCATCAAGTTCCTTTATTATCTGATGCCATCAGCTTCATACAAGACACAAAATCCTGGTTATATTGGGTTTGTCCCAATTGTGAGAGGATGTTTCTAGATTCTGAAGGCTTCTTGTTGCATCTCGAGAATGAACATCTACCACAACTGCCTAGATCTGAGCCAATTATACCTAGGAGAATATCTGACAATGATGTAAGGGGATTAAAAACCTTTAGTTGGCTTCCAGGCAACATGTATATGAGAGGAGGAGTGGATGACACTAATTTTGAAGATACCGAGATAAGGAAAACAATCATGCAGAAGATTCAGGAAGTGGTTTTCAAGCTCATAGATCTAAGGATCCTTTCTGCTGATCTTACAAATAAATTGACCACGTTTTCAAGACTTCGGGTGGGAAGAAGAGCCTATCTGTTGCCCGGTATGTTGAGCATTGCATTTCTAGGTGCAGAAGATCTTGAAATGATCTATAAATTGCTGCATCAGTTGTCGTTAGCCAATACATGGGAACTTGAGCAGAGTCCTGAGTTTGATGAAGATGGGAGTGATTCTTTTGATGCTGTTACTCTCGTTCAAGATACTAACACCCTCTGTCTGGATGTAAGAAAAATCATTTCTAGTACTGATGGTTCTATCATGGAAGATGATGTCTTCAAATGGCTATTCTATACACCCCTGCAAGAAGGGATGCTGTTATCATGGTTGAGCATGAAACAAAAACGTCTTCAACGTGGAGTTCAGATCATATTGCAGATTAAGACTTTCAGGGACACACTAATAGATGCATACAAGAGTAAGCTTGATGATGGAAAGATTTCAGAACAGGAACCTCCTAACTGTTTCCTTACTGAG ACTGACTATATTGATGCTAAGATATTGAGGATTGATTCTGAAATTGAGTACATGAAGAAAATGTTGTCAGAAGTCTGTGCATTTGATTACCGTCCTGCCATCATGCCTATTTTGAAGGCCTACATACGG GATAAGTTGAGAAAGGCTTCCTCTTGTGGTGTCTTTGATCAAGATGATAGATATGCAGAATATAACAAG AATTTGGACTCTGTCAATCAATTTCAGATGGACCAGCAAGCTGGGAGAAATCA AAATTTTGTTGATGAAGGCAACAGTTCTAGGACCAAGGTCGAGAAAGCACGGTGCTTTGTTTCAGATCATCAAGCCTCTATTATAGAACAAACGGGAACATGCACAATATCAG AGGAACCAAGCGCTCAGATTGACATCAGCTGCACCTACTGTGGAGAGATAGTTGAGGAAAATTCAACAATTgtggagaaagaggaggagatagTTGAGGAAAATTCAACAAGTGTGGAGAAAGAGGAGTGGGAAGTGGTCATGGAGGCTATGAAGAGGTTGGTGGCATCTCTGCCTCCAGAGATGGTTCAGTTGCCAGGGACTATGTCAGAAGATCCAGCAAGCAAGATTGCCTTTCATATAATACGTGAGTTATCTTTTCGCCAGGCTATTAAAAGTGTGAATGGGCAAAGAATGGACACCAAGGCTGTGGATACTGGTCCAGGTGCTCTTGGAATTGCCAAGCCAGCATCAGACGAAAAGGTCAATGCAGCATCAGACAAAAAGGGCAATTCTGgaaggcccaagaggaggatgCTTAAGAGCTTGATATGGGCTCTGCTCTCATCATTTGCTAGCCACCTGTCAATGCTACTGCTATCCAGATACTTGTTTGGAGGTGAAGAGGGAAAGGAATCAAAAGATTGCTGTCACATAActagagagaagaaaaacagagagtTCAAAAGGTGGCTTGTCATTAAAATAATTGCTCCGGTGATTTTGTGTGGCTATGTGCATCATTCGGTTCTGTGTTATCGATCCTGA